One genomic region from Ptychodera flava strain L36383 chromosome 14, AS_Pfla_20210202, whole genome shotgun sequence encodes:
- the LOC139150493 gene encoding cell growth regulator with RING finger domain protein 1-like, with product MGSSFNSGGSVHKTNMASDIAELSELSSILSILTVILCFSAMAVFIIRWGINPLPHISVSCPTENHVPATAMIGMRNPFTLEILDPDTSTLNSGVIVRVSAEEPFILYAYWGLDINSLHYLFRRSNTTFEEDSEETHFLQEDYLSKSDSFHFDICKDKEVKLEPDMESNGQDMDLGRLPRTKYPLVVVMSRTEPWTAHANEDCSKIVSMVNAIHLPDTSYSIKSHIILQFVLTNTGNYCNLQKFYMSTEQTENESREEAGNRDCCTEHDSESSVYEVKDCTVCQNAEISRVILPCRHACVCNQCFPMLNKCPMCRTPIESFFYIHENQTVESLYEVEEDEANMSGWIAKLENVCDRLNRLFGLEN from the exons ATGGGCAGTTCGTTCAACTCTGGGGGATCAGTACACAAAACAAATATGGCGTCTGATATTGCCGAACTCTCTGAGCTATCgtcaattttatcaatattaaccgtaatattgtgtttttcagccatGGCAGTTTTCATTATACG ATGGGGTATCAATCCACTGCCACACATAAGTGTAAGTTGTCCCACAGAGAATCATGTACCTGCGACTGCTATGATTGGTATGAGGAATCCATTTACATTAGAAATCTTAGATCCAGACACAAGTACACTAAATA GTGGTGTAATTGTCAGAGTATCTGCAGAAGAACCATTTATTTTGTATGCATACTGGGGGCTGGACATAAACTCATTACACTATCTGTTTCGACGGTCCAATACAACATTTGAAGAGGACAGCGAAGAAACACATTTCCTTCAAGAAGATTATCTAAGCAAGAGTGATTCATTTCA TTTTGATATATGTAAAGATAAAGAGGTGAAACTTGAACCTGACATGGAAAGTAATGGTCAAGATATGGACCTTGGTAGGTTACCCAGGACTAAGTACCCATTGGTAGTGGTAATGTCTAGAACTGAACCATGGACAGCACATGCAAATGAAGACTGTTCAAAAATT GTATCAATGGTAAATGCAATTCACCTACCAGACACAAGCTACTCTATCAAGTCACACATCattcttcaatttgttttgacaaATACAGGCAATTATTGCAACTTGCAG aaattttacaTGTCAACTGAGCAGACTGAAAATGAATCAAGAGAAGAAGCGGGCAATAGAGACTGTTGTACGGAACATGATTCAGAGTCCAGTGTGTATGAAGTCAAAGATTGTACTGTTTGCCAAAATGCTGAAATATCAAGAGTCATTCTGCCATGCAGGCATGCCTGTGTCTGTAATCAATGTTTTCCAATGCTAAATAAGTGTCCCATGTGCAGAACACCAATTGAGTCTTTCTTTTACATTCATGAGAATCAAACAGTTGAAAGTCTTTATGAAGTAGAAGAGGATGAAGCCAATATGTCTGGTTGGATTGCCAAGTTGGAGAATGTATGCGATAGATTGAATAGGTTGTTTGGTCTTGAAAATTGA